A window of Alkalispirochaeta americana contains these coding sequences:
- a CDS encoding Gx transporter family protein, translating to MSSQNDLPDKGRKEPRDSSRAAPVPSLTDLLALLAAVAIFCSTLEYLIPKPVPFFRIGLANIPLLVMIRVFRPRHLFALALAKVLGQGLINGTLASYVFLFSLAGTLASVAVMIGVVHAGRNQVSLVGVSTAGALASNVVQVSLSVLFIFGSQSWVMAPPFLILGIISGVFVGVLAEYLQGRSRWVARVTADYRTVA from the coding sequence ATGAGCAGCCAGAACGATCTCCCGGACAAGGGCCGGAAGGAACCTCGTGATTCCAGCCGTGCCGCTCCCGTCCCCTCGCTCACGGATCTCCTGGCGCTTCTGGCGGCGGTGGCGATCTTCTGCTCCACCCTGGAATATCTGATTCCCAAACCGGTCCCCTTTTTCCGCATCGGTCTTGCAAATATTCCGCTGCTGGTGATGATCCGGGTTTTTCGTCCCCGCCATCTCTTTGCGCTTGCTCTGGCCAAGGTCCTGGGGCAGGGGTTGATCAACGGGACCCTGGCCAGCTACGTCTTCCTCTTCTCGCTGGCGGGGACCCTGGCCAGCGTGGCTGTCATGATCGGCGTTGTTCATGCGGGAAGGAACCAGGTCAGTCTGGTAGGGGTGAGCACTGCCGGCGCGCTTGCCAGTAATGTGGTCCAGGTGAGTCTCTCGGTGCTCTTTATTTTTGGTTCCCAGTCCTGGGTGATGGCCCCTCCGTTTCTTATCCTGGGGATAATCTCGGGGGTTTTTGTGGGAGTTCTGGCGGAATATCTCCAGGGTCGCTCCCGCTGGGTCGCCCGGGTCACCGCCGATTACCGGACAGTCGCCTGA
- a CDS encoding alpha/beta hydrolase: MRHILVLLGGIAAFGLLSALFLAGCQSRILYQPHMGREWVGTPDDLGLVWESVQLETDDGVLLDGWWVPAEYPRGAVLFFHGNAGNISHRLFSIRQFHDLGLSVFIIDYRGYGRSQGTPSEEGTARDARAAYHWLTSSRGVSPEQIVIFGRSLGSAVAAELARQVSCAAVILESPFRSVPALARSLYPWLPLGFLVRYNYPTERYAAKIEAPVLVIHSLHDEIVPFSHGEAVYAAARGPRQLLTIQGGHNTGSRESEPRYSREIGKFLDRLLPPVAP, translated from the coding sequence ATGAGACACATTCTGGTACTGCTGGGGGGGATCGCCGCCTTCGGCCTTCTCTCGGCGCTGTTTCTGGCGGGGTGTCAGTCCCGCATCCTCTATCAGCCCCACATGGGCAGGGAATGGGTAGGAACTCCCGACGATCTTGGTCTCGTCTGGGAATCGGTCCAGCTGGAAACCGATGACGGGGTACTCCTCGACGGCTGGTGGGTTCCCGCAGAGTATCCCCGGGGGGCGGTGCTCTTTTTTCATGGTAACGCAGGTAATATTTCTCACCGACTCTTTTCGATCAGGCAGTTCCACGATCTGGGGCTCTCGGTTTTTATCATCGACTATCGCGGCTACGGACGCAGCCAGGGAACTCCCTCCGAAGAGGGGACCGCGCGGGATGCCCGGGCCGCCTACCACTGGTTGACCAGCTCCAGAGGCGTTTCGCCAGAGCAGATTGTGATCTTCGGCCGATCCCTGGGTTCTGCCGTGGCCGCCGAGCTGGCCCGCCAGGTCTCCTGCGCTGCTGTCATTCTGGAGTCACCCTTCCGGTCGGTACCGGCTCTGGCACGAAGCCTCTATCCCTGGCTCCCCCTGGGTTTTCTGGTCCGCTACAACTATCCCACCGAGCGTTACGCCGCAAAGATCGAGGCTCCGGTCCTGGTCATCCACAGCCTTCACGATGAGATCGTCCCCTTTTCTCACGGCGAAGCGGTCTATGCCGCAGCCCGGGGGCCCCGACAACTTCTGACGATCCAGGGCGGGCATAATACGGGCTCCCGCGAGAGCGAGCCCCGCTATTCCCGGGAAATCGGGAAATTTCTGGATCGTCTCCTGCCGCCGGTTGCTCCGTAA
- a CDS encoding ribonucleoside-diphosphate reductase subunit alpha: MPNPPHREKENAMEWLNQYSRAFLAKGYLTEGVDPEERIRSIALQAEKILKKTDFAEKFTDYMARGYYSLSSPIWSNFGTEKGLPISCFGGHLSDSMSSILYAQAEAGMMSKFGGGTSGYFGDLRHRGAPIRMNGESSGAVHFMQLFETIVNVVSQGSTRRGHFAPYLPIEHPDIGEFLEIGTEGNLIQNLTHGVTVSDSWMQSMVGGDQEKRALWAKVIQRRVEIGYPYIVFTDTVNRNTVDVYKDKGLRITHSNLCSEIALPDNDDWSFVCDLSSMNLLHYDQWKETDAVETLIFFLDAVMTDFIVKLEALRDSPNRHDREAFHYMKRTHAFARQNRALGLGVLGWHSYLQSRMIPLESKEARQINLEIFRVIRERSLKASEDLAREYGEPELLKGYGRRNTTLNAVAPTTSSAFILGQVSQSIEPIWSNCYVKDIDKMKVTIHNPALKKILHEKGLDTREVWNTIRDHDGSVQHLEILSDQEKRVFKTFSEINPLEIIDQAAARQHFIDQSQSLNLMVNPLMSAREINHLYITAWKLGIKSLYYQHSTNAAQTFSRNKLCETACEA, from the coding sequence CTGCCCAATCCCCCCCACAGGGAAAAGGAAAACGCTATGGAATGGTTAAACCAGTACAGCCGGGCCTTTCTGGCCAAAGGATACCTGACCGAAGGAGTCGACCCCGAAGAGCGCATCCGGTCCATCGCCCTCCAGGCCGAAAAGATCCTGAAAAAAACTGATTTCGCCGAAAAGTTCACGGACTACATGGCCCGGGGCTATTATTCCCTTTCTTCGCCAATCTGGTCAAACTTCGGAACAGAAAAGGGCCTGCCCATCAGCTGTTTCGGGGGGCATCTTTCGGACAGCATGAGCAGCATTCTCTACGCCCAGGCCGAGGCAGGAATGATGAGCAAATTTGGCGGCGGAACCTCGGGATACTTCGGCGACCTGCGCCACCGGGGTGCCCCCATCAGAATGAACGGGGAATCCTCGGGAGCCGTCCACTTCATGCAGCTCTTCGAAACAATCGTCAATGTGGTCAGCCAGGGGTCAACCCGGCGGGGACACTTCGCTCCCTACCTCCCAATCGAACATCCCGATATCGGCGAGTTCCTGGAAATCGGGACCGAAGGAAACCTCATCCAGAACCTGACTCACGGCGTTACCGTTTCCGACAGCTGGATGCAGTCCATGGTCGGGGGCGATCAGGAAAAACGGGCTCTTTGGGCAAAAGTAATCCAGCGACGGGTTGAAATCGGTTATCCCTACATCGTCTTTACCGATACGGTGAACCGCAATACGGTGGATGTCTACAAGGACAAGGGGCTCAGGATAACCCACAGCAACCTCTGCTCCGAGATAGCCCTGCCCGATAACGACGATTGGTCCTTCGTGTGCGACCTCTCATCGATGAACCTTCTCCACTACGATCAGTGGAAAGAAACCGACGCCGTGGAAACCTTGATCTTTTTTCTGGACGCCGTCATGACTGATTTTATCGTCAAACTTGAAGCCCTGCGCGACTCCCCGAACCGGCATGACAGGGAAGCGTTTCACTACATGAAGCGGACTCACGCCTTCGCTCGCCAGAATCGGGCCCTGGGACTGGGCGTCCTGGGGTGGCACTCCTACCTTCAATCCCGGATGATCCCCCTCGAAAGCAAGGAAGCCCGGCAGATAAACCTGGAGATCTTCAGAGTCATCCGGGAGCGCTCTCTCAAAGCCTCGGAAGACCTGGCCAGGGAATATGGGGAGCCGGAACTCCTGAAAGGCTACGGACGCCGAAACACCACCCTCAACGCCGTGGCCCCCACCACCTCGTCGGCTTTCATCCTGGGCCAGGTCTCCCAGAGCATCGAGCCAATCTGGTCAAACTGCTACGTCAAGGACATCGATAAAATGAAAGTCACCATCCACAACCCCGCCCTGAAAAAGATCCTCCATGAAAAAGGCCTGGACACCCGGGAAGTATGGAATACCATCCGCGACCACGACGGCTCGGTGCAACACCTGGAGATCCTCTCAGACCAGGAAAAACGGGTCTTTAAAACCTTCAGCGAGATCAACCCCCTGGAAATCATCGATCAGGCAGCAGCACGGCAGCACTTCATTGACCAGAGCCAGTCCCTGAACCTTATGGTGAACCCCCTGATGTCAGCGCGGGAGATCAACCACCTCTACATAACAGCCTGGAAACTGGGAATAAAAAGTCTTTATTACCAGCACTCAACCAACGCCGCCCAAACCTTCAGCCGGAACAAACTCTGCGAAACCGCCTGTGAGGCCTGA
- a CDS encoding sensor histidine kinase encodes MAQSTFGTVSVASPLLPGCTCPPAEPLPGESDGLFSFDIARNTLSLGPLVAVSLGVTPGQLKVFLNSLFFGPSAPSPVSDEACGTPGVSRMPDHAEKAALAQCREILLPLVKKFAQGDHENVAVRGGIAIPLESGEVLHLEMQASIARGEAPSRNTSRKGKADHPLLLASLRRVPEASSREKALRARIAILERDLSLRDTLLNEVQHRVKNDLTLVRSFLSLQASEAPQKEVRQVLEEAVNRVGTLARVYDRISGSNGRAVIELGSMLRDLVHDIATSHGDAGDNIACSFPEKPLLLPSRIAVSLGIIVNELVTNAYKYGRCDNSKKPVDVAVHLGSTGPGRIVVAVCDSGGCIPEEIPSGEGFGLGLRLVHALAERHDGAVTISRNGESRIEVALQIASDQD; translated from the coding sequence ATGGCACAATCAACCTTCGGAACGGTATCGGTCGCTTCACCGTTGCTTCCGGGGTGTACGTGTCCCCCCGCAGAGCCCCTCCCTGGTGAGTCCGACGGATTATTTTCTTTTGATATAGCTCGAAACACGCTTTCTCTTGGCCCCCTGGTAGCTGTTTCCCTCGGGGTAACGCCCGGCCAGCTGAAGGTGTTTCTGAACTCGCTCTTTTTCGGCCCCTCCGCCCCCTCGCCGGTGTCAGACGAAGCCTGTGGCACGCCTGGGGTTTCCCGGATGCCGGATCATGCCGAAAAGGCCGCTCTCGCCCAGTGTCGGGAGATACTCCTTCCCCTTGTAAAGAAGTTCGCCCAGGGGGATCATGAGAACGTCGCTGTTCGGGGAGGCATCGCAATCCCCCTCGAATCGGGGGAGGTTCTGCACCTGGAGATGCAGGCTTCTATCGCCCGGGGCGAAGCCCCTTCCCGAAATACTTCCCGCAAGGGGAAGGCCGATCATCCCCTCCTTCTTGCCTCCCTGCGGCGTGTCCCCGAAGCGTCTTCTCGGGAAAAGGCCCTTCGAGCCCGGATCGCCATTCTTGAGAGAGATCTTTCTCTGCGGGATACTTTGTTGAACGAGGTTCAGCATCGGGTGAAAAACGATCTCACCCTGGTCAGATCCTTTCTCTCTCTCCAGGCCTCGGAAGCCCCTCAAAAAGAGGTTCGCCAGGTTCTGGAAGAGGCAGTGAACCGTGTGGGCACTCTGGCGCGCGTCTACGATCGAATCTCGGGTTCCAACGGCAGAGCCGTTATCGAACTGGGGAGCATGTTGCGGGACCTGGTTCACGATATTGCCACTTCCCACGGAGATGCGGGGGATAATATCGCCTGCTCCTTTCCCGAGAAACCTCTCCTGCTACCTTCGCGCATCGCCGTTTCCCTGGGTATCATTGTGAACGAACTTGTGACAAACGCCTACAAGTACGGCCGTTGCGATAACAGCAAAAAACCGGTAGATGTGGCCGTTCATCTCGGTTCGACCGGGCCGGGCCGGATTGTGGTGGCCGTTTGTGACAGCGGAGGGTGCATTCCCGAGGAGATTCCCTCCGGAGAAGGCTTCGGCCTCGGACTGCGCCTGGTTCACGCTCTGGCCGAGCGCCACGACGGTGCTGTTACCATCTCCCGGAACGGGGAGAGCCGCATCGAGGTAGCTCTGCAGATCGCCTCCGATCAGGACTAG
- a CDS encoding amidase family protein, whose amino-acid sequence MTPMKQYDFRTSGAFVEHFEIEPYRAGVLEGLSFAVKDNIDVRDHVTSYGSRPWCDGHPPASYHALCVEQLLSAGARCLGKTVADEFTYSLDGESHFYGTPVNPRAPARIPGGSSSGSASAVACGLVDFALGTDCGGSIRIPASLCGVFGMRPSLHRISEAGVLPFAPSVSTVGILSQTIDVLHQAMGVLLRSQEAPLPRVNHVYVLKEAVALADPAVRQAFSEFTAYFHTLPGVTVIPLSLRDITGLDINLDACNTKALRVLQTAEIANSIGGWILQNDPEKGPNFQAGFRNVEEFDRTTMNDALNLSEALFSRIASFTQAGDIFCYPTAPVEAPEKGTLTGDNLPAVIDFYDRTMAVTAFAGVGRLPEITLPVAQINGVPLGFSLAAGHYQDEFLLHTCRDICRDIAVGIYGG is encoded by the coding sequence ATGACACCGATGAAACAATACGATTTCCGAACCTCAGGGGCCTTTGTTGAACACTTTGAGATAGAACCCTACAGGGCTGGAGTGCTGGAGGGATTGTCTTTTGCCGTTAAAGACAACATTGATGTCCGCGATCATGTAACCTCCTACGGAAGCAGACCCTGGTGCGATGGACACCCCCCGGCTTCTTACCATGCTCTTTGCGTGGAGCAACTTTTATCTGCGGGAGCGCGCTGCCTTGGGAAAACCGTGGCCGACGAATTCACGTATAGTCTGGACGGTGAAAGCCACTTCTACGGTACGCCGGTGAACCCCCGTGCACCGGCCAGAATCCCCGGGGGGTCCTCCAGTGGATCGGCGTCGGCAGTCGCCTGTGGGCTTGTGGACTTTGCACTGGGTACAGACTGCGGGGGATCGATTCGGATTCCAGCCAGCCTCTGCGGGGTTTTCGGCATGCGGCCAAGTCTGCACCGCATCTCGGAAGCCGGGGTGCTGCCGTTTGCACCAAGTGTCAGCACTGTTGGTATTCTGTCACAGACCATTGACGTTTTGCACCAGGCAATGGGCGTACTTCTCCGTAGCCAGGAAGCACCACTGCCACGGGTGAACCATGTTTATGTCCTGAAAGAGGCCGTTGCCCTGGCCGATCCTGCGGTTCGACAGGCTTTTTCCGAGTTTACTGCATATTTTCACACGCTTCCCGGTGTTACTGTTATACCTCTTTCGCTGCGTGATATTACCGGCTTGGATATCAACCTGGACGCGTGTAACACCAAAGCCCTGCGGGTGCTTCAGACAGCAGAGATTGCCAACTCCATCGGGGGGTGGATCCTGCAAAACGATCCCGAGAAGGGGCCGAATTTCCAGGCAGGATTTCGCAATGTCGAGGAGTTTGATCGCACCACCATGAATGACGCCCTGAACCTGAGCGAAGCACTCTTCTCGCGAATTGCCTCCTTTACCCAAGCAGGCGATATTTTTTGCTATCCCACAGCGCCCGTGGAAGCACCGGAAAAAGGGACCCTCACCGGCGACAATCTTCCTGCGGTAATAGACTTTTACGACCGCACCATGGCAGTTACTGCATTTGCGGGTGTGGGCCGGTTACCCGAGATCACCCTCCCCGTGGCCCAAATCAACGGAGTACCTCTCGGTTTCTCTCTGGCTGCGGGACATTATCAGGATGAGTTTTTGCTACACACCTGTCGGGATATATGTCGGGATATAGCTGTCGGGATATATGGAGGATGA
- a CDS encoding ribonucleotide-diphosphate reductase subunit beta produces MASSDLPGHIIKRDGSMEPFDPDKITEALLKAGRHTGEFDTAQAIELTEKTLNLLRTREKPASEATPEKAATPGPEVEEIQDLVEEILLESAHTRTAKAYILYRQDHARQRQRNIFRRRLSLKPWEYPELARYVDSIRHSYWIHTEFNYTSDIQDFKVHVTDCERDVIRKVMLAIAQIEVSVKTFWGDIYKKLPKPEIGSVGYTFAESEVRHHDAYAHLLELLGLNQEFETIHQIPCILGRIRYLEKTNLIAQGGEPRDYTLSILLFSLFIEHVSLFSQFLIIMSFNKYRNLFKGISNVIEATSKEEQIHGLFGIDLIRIIRQEQPQWFDQEMSRTIATLCQEAWCAESEIIDWFFEEGELDFLPKALIREFVKNRFNKSLKSIGEKPLLEVDQLMLQETDWFDDEVITTKHGDFFVKRSINYNKRSRSITGDDLF; encoded by the coding sequence ATGGCCAGTTCAGACCTGCCCGGTCACATCATCAAGCGGGATGGATCAATGGAGCCCTTTGATCCCGATAAAATCACCGAGGCCCTGCTCAAGGCCGGCCGACACACCGGCGAGTTTGACACCGCCCAGGCGATAGAACTCACAGAGAAAACCCTGAACCTCCTTCGCACCCGGGAAAAGCCAGCATCGGAAGCAACCCCGGAGAAAGCCGCAACTCCCGGACCGGAAGTTGAGGAGATCCAGGATCTGGTAGAGGAAATCCTGCTGGAATCGGCCCACACCCGCACTGCCAAGGCCTACATCCTGTACCGCCAGGATCACGCTCGCCAGCGGCAGCGAAACATCTTCCGCCGCCGTCTGAGCCTGAAGCCCTGGGAGTACCCCGAACTCGCCCGGTATGTAGACTCAATCCGCCATTCCTACTGGATCCATACGGAGTTCAATTACACCTCGGACATTCAGGACTTCAAGGTTCACGTGACGGATTGTGAGCGCGACGTTATTCGCAAAGTGATGCTCGCCATAGCCCAAATTGAAGTCTCGGTAAAAACGTTCTGGGGAGATATCTACAAAAAACTTCCCAAGCCGGAGATCGGCTCCGTGGGGTATACCTTTGCCGAAAGCGAGGTGCGGCACCACGACGCCTACGCGCACCTCCTGGAACTATTGGGGCTGAACCAGGAATTCGAGACAATTCATCAAATTCCTTGCATTCTCGGGCGGATCCGATACCTGGAAAAAACCAATCTGATCGCCCAAGGCGGCGAGCCCCGGGACTATACACTCTCGATTCTGCTCTTCAGCCTCTTTATCGAGCACGTATCGCTCTTCTCGCAGTTCCTCATCATTATGTCCTTCAACAAATACAGGAACCTCTTCAAGGGAATCTCCAACGTTATCGAGGCTACCTCCAAAGAAGAGCAGATCCACGGCCTCTTTGGAATAGATCTGATACGAATTATACGCCAGGAACAACCCCAGTGGTTTGACCAGGAGATGTCCCGGACCATTGCGACCCTCTGCCAGGAGGCCTGGTGCGCCGAATCGGAAATCATCGACTGGTTTTTCGAGGAGGGTGAACTCGACTTTCTTCCCAAGGCCCTGATCAGGGAATTCGTGAAAAATCGTTTCAATAAATCTTTGAAGAGCATCGGAGAGAAACCTCTTCTGGAGGTGGATCAGTTGATGCTGCAGGAAACGGACTGGTTCGATGACGAAGTGATCACCACCAAACATGGTGATTTCTTTGTTAAACGATCGATCAACTACAACAAACGATCCAGGAGCATAACCGGCGACGATTTATTCTAG
- a CDS encoding serine hydrolase domain-containing protein, with protein sequence MITQPAMNTESAETLVESFLGRSPRPAMDVRVQLQDQSWSWQQGHSESSPSRVFEIGSVGKMFTTTLLALLVQDRQVSLSDPVERFYPSLPWSAGVTLEELATHTSGLPGNPFGQWQLMRRGRQLAEEFQPQDLFSFLQALEPPLKGAGKVRYSNLGMAVLGHILAMVCGKPYGEAVRSLILDPLGMNDTRLDPEDYSAGRLMKGHNARGEEMPPFAWAGMEAAGLWRSTGDDMMIFLSAQRGVLGEPWASLAEETTRARAKIGRNARIGLGWFLSDHKQWGPVAWHGGGTFGQHCVVAWPLDRSAAVTVLTNRMPPWWHHAIPGRQIERLPYRLVKALCRPQGESPRD encoded by the coding sequence ATGATCACCCAGCCTGCCATGAATACTGAATCTGCCGAGACTCTGGTGGAGTCTTTTCTTGGCCGTTCGCCCAGACCGGCCATGGACGTCCGGGTCCAGCTCCAGGACCAGTCCTGGAGCTGGCAACAGGGCCACTCCGAAAGCTCGCCATCCCGGGTCTTCGAGATAGGTTCCGTGGGCAAGATGTTCACAACCACCCTGCTGGCTCTTCTGGTGCAAGACAGGCAGGTGAGTCTCTCCGACCCGGTTGAGCGGTTTTACCCGTCCCTGCCCTGGTCTGCCGGGGTAACGCTGGAAGAGCTTGCTACTCATACCTCGGGATTGCCGGGGAATCCCTTCGGGCAGTGGCAGCTGATGCGGCGGGGTCGTCAACTGGCTGAGGAGTTTCAGCCCCAGGATCTTTTTTCCTTTCTCCAGGCTCTGGAGCCTCCCCTGAAGGGGGCCGGGAAGGTGCGCTATTCGAACCTGGGGATGGCCGTGCTGGGCCATATTCTGGCCATGGTCTGCGGAAAACCCTACGGGGAGGCTGTGAGATCACTGATTCTTGATCCTCTGGGGATGAACGACACCCGCCTGGATCCCGAGGACTACAGCGCCGGGCGCCTGATGAAAGGCCACAATGCACGGGGCGAGGAGATGCCTCCCTTTGCATGGGCCGGCATGGAGGCTGCCGGCCTGTGGCGCTCCACCGGTGATGACATGATGATCTTTTTGAGCGCCCAGAGAGGGGTGCTCGGCGAACCCTGGGCATCCCTGGCAGAGGAGACTACCCGGGCCAGGGCAAAGATCGGACGAAACGCCAGAATTGGTCTGGGATGGTTTTTGAGCGACCACAAACAGTGGGGGCCGGTGGCCTGGCACGGCGGCGGCACTTTTGGCCAGCATTGCGTGGTGGCCTGGCCGCTGGATCGCTCGGCGGCGGTGACGGTCCTGACTAACCGCATGCCTCCCTGGTGGCATCACGCCATTCCGGGGCGGCAGATCGAGCGGCTGCCCTACCGGCTGGTGAAGGCGCTGTGCCGGCCCCAGGGGGAGTCTCCCCGGGATTGA
- the mgtE gene encoding magnesium transporter has product MLLDLNAIEMVVEELRDALKTEDAAAVARCAGKLSSRRTARELAQAPPGLVITVLTSMDAVKAGRVAGYLPPPGGADLLAAMAPTEAASLLTTVPSDHASNLLQLMPPLAREALVAHLDPAMREELDTISRYAPETAGAAMTTSFLVVPPEASVAQALEAIASAPPEIEKSTYVYVVSEKGALLGVASVRDLVRASRSETVKNVMTRNMIAVRINDSAVDAAKVLRNRRYAMLPVLDEQEKLAGVITLDDAADILAREIADQFSSIGGDRGDESFFTRPLGAVRRRLPWMASNVLLNLIAVAVITGFEDTIAQVAILAAFLPMITDMGGNVGIQSLSVAIRSIALGEAQIRDVSRAVKKELVVGICNGIVLGALFGAIALIMRGQWLLGLVAGTALGINVVVAGIVGGSLPFLIKRLGKDPAMMTGPLLTTITDVTGVTIYLGLSTLFLAQLAG; this is encoded by the coding sequence ATGTTACTGGACCTGAATGCCATCGAGATGGTGGTGGAAGAGCTTCGGGACGCTCTGAAAACGGAAGATGCGGCGGCGGTAGCCCGTTGCGCCGGAAAACTCTCGTCACGCCGGACGGCGCGGGAGCTGGCCCAGGCGCCACCAGGCCTGGTCATTACAGTTCTCACGTCGATGGATGCGGTAAAAGCCGGCCGGGTAGCCGGATACCTCCCTCCACCTGGGGGAGCCGATCTTCTCGCTGCGATGGCGCCGACCGAAGCTGCCTCGTTACTGACCACGGTTCCCTCGGATCACGCAAGTAATCTCCTGCAATTAATGCCCCCCCTGGCACGGGAAGCGCTGGTGGCGCACCTTGATCCCGCCATGAGGGAGGAACTGGACACGATATCCCGCTACGCTCCGGAAACGGCCGGGGCCGCAATGACCACGTCTTTCCTGGTGGTTCCCCCCGAGGCCTCCGTGGCTCAAGCCCTGGAGGCGATAGCCTCTGCCCCGCCAGAAATCGAAAAAAGCACGTATGTCTATGTGGTGAGTGAAAAGGGAGCTCTTCTCGGTGTTGCCTCTGTACGGGACCTGGTGCGCGCATCACGGTCAGAGACGGTGAAAAACGTCATGACCAGGAATATGATCGCTGTCCGCATCAACGACTCTGCTGTTGATGCGGCCAAAGTTCTTCGAAATCGCCGCTACGCCATGCTGCCCGTCCTCGACGAACAGGAAAAACTGGCCGGAGTGATTACCCTGGACGATGCTGCTGATATTCTGGCCCGGGAGATAGCCGATCAGTTCAGCAGCATTGGAGGAGACCGGGGCGACGAATCTTTTTTCACACGACCCCTGGGCGCTGTGCGGCGCCGCCTCCCCTGGATGGCAAGCAACGTCCTGCTAAACCTTATCGCTGTAGCTGTTATCACCGGGTTCGAAGATACCATTGCCCAAGTGGCAATTCTTGCAGCTTTCCTGCCGATGATCACCGATATGGGAGGGAACGTGGGGATTCAGTCCCTCTCGGTGGCCATCCGAAGCATCGCCCTTGGAGAGGCCCAGATCCGGGACGTCTCCAGGGCTGTGAAAAAAGAGCTGGTCGTGGGGATATGTAACGGGATCGTCCTGGGTGCATTGTTTGGTGCAATAGCCCTGATTATGCGCGGACAATGGCTTCTGGGACTGGTCGCCGGCACCGCCCTCGGCATAAATGTTGTTGTTGCCGGTATCGTTGGAGGCTCACTTCCGTTTCTGATCAAGCGATTGGGAAAAGACCCGGCCATGATGACAGGCCCACTACTGACGACGATCACCGATGTCACGGGGGTAACAATTTACCTTGGGTTAAGCACCTTGTTCCTGGCGCAACTGGCGGGCTGA
- a CDS encoding metal ABC transporter solute-binding protein, Zn/Mn family, translated as MFRTTLFKATRCVAFLALALFALSPVWSRGSREEIRPGLSLVATTGMIGEAAARIAPGAEVTVLMGPGTDPHTYLPSTREVQRIQQADLVFWNGLQLEIQMVRTLESLGDRAFAVAEAIPANKLLHWDSDASCRHGHHHDHDHHHDHDCHHDHDHHHAHDHHHDHDCHHDHDHHHGHDHHHDHDHGEYDPHVWHDLDLWIIAVEAMVHRLSHLRPEEADDFQKNGAAYVAELRELQAFARETLKAIPREKRILVTSHDAFSYFARAYHFDTRSILGISTEDEAGVRDVQDLARLIVEQGVEVLFYETAIDRRSMVALQEAVQARGGQVRIAPNPLFAGTLGSDGPTQTFPGAYRRNVETIKAALLGDS; from the coding sequence GTGTTTCGTACTACCCTTTTCAAGGCAACTCGTTGTGTTGCTTTTCTGGCTCTGGCTCTTTTTGCTCTCAGTCCGGTTTGGTCCCGAGGATCCCGGGAAGAGATCAGACCAGGACTCTCTCTGGTTGCTACCACCGGGATGATCGGCGAGGCCGCAGCCCGCATTGCTCCCGGGGCGGAAGTCACGGTGCTCATGGGGCCTGGAACCGACCCACATACCTATCTTCCCAGCACGAGAGAGGTTCAGCGCATCCAGCAGGCTGATCTGGTGTTCTGGAACGGACTCCAGCTGGAGATTCAGATGGTGCGAACCCTGGAATCGCTGGGGGACCGGGCGTTTGCTGTGGCCGAGGCAATACCGGCAAACAAACTGCTCCACTGGGACAGCGACGCCTCCTGTCGGCATGGTCATCACCATGATCACGATCATCACCACGACCATGACTGCCATCATGATCACGATCATCACCATGCCCACGATCATCACCACGACCATGACTGCCATCATGATCACGATCACCACCATGGCCACGATCATCACCACGACCATGACCACGGTGAATACGATCCCCACGTGTGGCACGATCTGGATTTGTGGATAATCGCTGTGGAGGCCATGGTGCACCGCCTGAGCCATCTGCGCCCCGAAGAGGCCGACGATTTCCAGAAAAACGGGGCTGCCTACGTCGCTGAACTGCGGGAACTCCAGGCCTTCGCCAGAGAAACCCTGAAAGCCATACCCCGAGAGAAGCGTATCCTGGTCACCAGCCACGACGCCTTCTCGTACTTCGCCCGGGCCTATCACTTTGACACCCGCAGCATCCTCGGCATCAGCACCGAAGACGAGGCAGGCGTGCGGGATGTGCAGGATCTGGCCCGGCTGATCGTGGAACAGGGCGTAGAGGTTCTCTTTTACGAGACCGCGATCGACCGCCGATCGATGGTAGCCCTCCAGGAGGCTGTGCAGGCCCGGGGCGGCCAAGTCCGGATTGCGCCGAACCCCCTCTTTGCGGGAACACTGGGAAGCGACGGTCCCACACAGACCTTTCCAGGTGCTTACCGCCGAAACGTGGAGACAATCAAAGCAGCGCTTCTTGGCGATAGCTGA